One region of Rhodocaloribacter litoris genomic DNA includes:
- a CDS encoding PA14 domain-containing protein: MRWQGTIRLLAAAWLLAGWALPGAAQEGPRRLPAFPGAEGFGAFTAGGRGGAVYRVTTLADYDEDEPPVPGSLRAAVEAEGPRTIVFRVAGYIALKRPLEIHHPHLTLAAQTAPGEGITLKNYGVEVYASDVILRYLRVRPGDTAHREQDAINVRGRNVIIDHCSVSWSTDEALSVIGAADDVTIQWCLIAESLNRSVHHKGAHGYGSLLTATGDVSIHHTVYALHESRNPRPKDVRLDFRHNLIYGYGNEAGYNGEDVTRMNYVGNVVWPLAHSHDPACGFRIGGRQTRVFVDGNRLGYGPSVRRDEALLCTTRDLRGEDVLAAVTVDVPFPAPSVTPDPAATLPARLLAGAGAVLPARDAVDRRVMELIRDGRGRIIDTQDEVGGWPPLATAAPPPDEDADGMPDPWERLHGLDPRDGTDHAADADADGYTNLEEYLNATDPRDPFPWVPPPVLDPPPGTAFTDSALTVVVRPPEPGWPVHVTLDGREPTAADPRYEAPLRLTGSAHVRAKVVRDGLVTTAAYGAYERLPWLPAVPPPPATAPGLRYAYYETDDWDDGPPPEALTPRDTGRVDTPDLSVARRSHHFGLLFDGYLRVPEDGVYTFFLEDDYHSRLFIDGRLVTSGTAPGQPGGQVALRAGLHRFHLRILQEGGYPASRLRWAGPGFGPAPIPAGVFVHEPERP; encoded by the coding sequence ATGCGGTGGCAAGGCACCATACGGCTCCTGGCGGCGGCGTGGTTGCTGGCCGGGTGGGCCCTGCCGGGGGCGGCTCAGGAGGGGCCGCGCCGGCTCCCGGCCTTTCCCGGCGCCGAGGGCTTCGGGGCCTTCACCGCCGGCGGGCGGGGCGGTGCCGTCTACCGGGTGACGACGCTGGCCGACTACGACGAGGACGAGCCGCCGGTGCCGGGCAGCCTGCGGGCCGCCGTTGAGGCCGAAGGGCCGCGTACCATCGTCTTCCGCGTCGCCGGGTACATCGCCCTGAAACGCCCCCTCGAGATCCATCACCCGCACCTGACCCTGGCCGCCCAGACGGCGCCCGGAGAGGGCATCACGCTGAAGAACTACGGCGTGGAGGTCTATGCCTCCGACGTCATCCTGCGCTACCTGCGCGTGCGCCCCGGCGACACGGCCCACCGCGAGCAGGACGCCATCAACGTCCGGGGGCGCAACGTCATCATCGACCATTGCTCGGTGAGCTGGTCCACCGACGAGGCGCTGAGCGTCATCGGCGCGGCCGACGACGTCACCATCCAGTGGTGCCTGATCGCCGAGAGCCTCAACCGCTCCGTTCACCACAAGGGGGCGCACGGTTACGGCAGCCTCCTGACGGCCACCGGGGACGTCTCCATCCATCACACCGTCTATGCCCTGCACGAGAGCCGCAACCCGCGCCCGAAGGACGTGCGGCTCGACTTCCGCCACAACCTGATCTACGGCTACGGCAACGAGGCCGGTTACAACGGCGAGGACGTCACGCGGATGAACTACGTGGGGAACGTCGTGTGGCCGCTGGCGCATAGCCATGACCCCGCCTGCGGCTTCCGCATCGGCGGGCGGCAGACCCGCGTGTTCGTGGACGGCAACCGGCTGGGCTACGGGCCGTCGGTGCGACGCGATGAGGCCCTGCTGTGCACGACGCGGGACCTGCGCGGGGAGGACGTGCTGGCGGCGGTGACGGTGGACGTGCCGTTCCCCGCCCCCTCGGTGACGCCGGACCCCGCCGCGACGCTGCCGGCGCGGTTGCTCGCCGGGGCCGGGGCCGTTCTGCCCGCCCGCGACGCCGTCGACCGGCGTGTGATGGAGCTGATCCGGGACGGCCGGGGGCGCATCATCGACACGCAGGACGAGGTGGGGGGATGGCCCCCGCTCGCGACGGCCGCGCCGCCGCCGGACGAGGACGCCGACGGCATGCCCGACCCCTGGGAACGGCTCCACGGCCTCGACCCCCGCGACGGCACCGACCACGCCGCCGATGCCGACGCCGACGGCTACACCAACCTCGAAGAATACCTCAACGCGACCGACCCGCGCGATCCGTTCCCCTGGGTGCCCCCGCCGGTGCTCGACCCGCCGCCCGGCACCGCCTTCACCGACTCCGCCCTGACCGTCGTCGTGCGCCCGCCGGAGCCGGGGTGGCCCGTGCACGTCACCCTCGACGGGCGCGAGCCGACCGCCGCCGATCCCCGCTACGAGGCGCCGCTCCGCCTCACCGGCAGCGCGCACGTGCGGGCGAAGGTCGTCCGGGACGGCCTCGTCACGACGGCGGCCTACGGGGCGTACGAGCGCCTGCCCTGGCTGCCGGCGGTGCCGCCGCCGCCGGCCACCGCACCCGGCCTGCGTTACGCCTATTACGAGACCGACGACTGGGACGACGGGCCGCCGCCCGAGGCCCTGACGCCCCGCGACACCGGCCGCGTGGACACCCCGGACCTGTCCGTCGCCCGGCGCTCTCACCACTTCGGCCTGCTCTTCGACGGCTACCTCCGCGTGCCGGAGGACGGCGTCTACACGTTCTTCCTCGAAGACGATTACCACAGCCGCCTCTTCATCGACGGGCGCCTCGTCACGTCCGGCACGGCACCGGGGCAGCCGGGCGGGCAGGTGGCGCTCCGGGCCGGCCTGCACCGTTTCCACCTGCGCATCCTCCAGGAAGGCGGCTATCCGGCGTCTCGTCTCCGCTGGGCCGGTCCCGGCTTCGGACCCGCCCCGATCCCGGCCGGCGTCTTCGTCCATGAACCCGAACGCCCATGA
- the folD gene encoding bifunctional methylenetetrahydrofolate dehydrogenase/methenyltetrahydrofolate cyclohydrolase FolD, translated as MAQLIDGKALAAGVRAEVRADVEAWTAAGHRPPCLRVVLVGDNPASASYVRGKQKAALEAGIDAQTLHFDASIPEAELLRVIDELNRDDGVDGILVQLPLPGHIDEQKVILAVAPEKDVDCFHPVNVGKLVIGEPRFLPCTPAGIMEMIRRHGIETRGRRAVVLGRSNIVGKPMANLLLQKGVDATVTVCHSRTRDLPALTREADLLIAAIGRARFVTAEMVKPGAVVIDVGINRVEDATRPRGYRLVGDVDFEAVQEKAGWITPVPGGVGPMTIAMLLKNTLAAARRSDA; from the coding sequence GTGGCACAGTTGATCGACGGAAAGGCGCTGGCAGCCGGGGTGCGGGCAGAGGTCCGCGCCGACGTGGAGGCCTGGACGGCCGCCGGCCACCGCCCCCCCTGCCTGCGCGTCGTCCTCGTGGGCGACAACCCGGCCTCGGCCTCGTACGTGCGCGGCAAGCAGAAAGCCGCCCTGGAAGCCGGCATCGACGCCCAGACCCTGCACTTCGACGCCTCCATCCCGGAGGCCGAGCTGCTGCGCGTCATCGACGAGCTGAACCGCGACGACGGCGTCGACGGCATCCTGGTCCAGCTCCCCCTGCCCGGCCACATCGACGAGCAGAAGGTGATCCTGGCCGTCGCGCCGGAAAAGGACGTGGACTGCTTCCACCCGGTCAATGTCGGGAAGCTCGTCATCGGGGAGCCGCGCTTTCTGCCCTGCACGCCGGCCGGGATCATGGAGATGATCCGCCGGCACGGCATCGAGACGCGGGGGCGGCGGGCCGTGGTGCTGGGCCGCTCGAACATCGTGGGCAAGCCGATGGCCAACCTGCTCCTCCAGAAGGGCGTCGATGCCACCGTCACGGTCTGCCACAGCCGGACGCGAGACCTGCCGGCGCTGACGCGGGAGGCCGACCTGCTCATCGCCGCCATCGGGCGGGCCCGTTTCGTCACGGCCGAGATGGTCAAGCCCGGTGCCGTCGTCATCGACGTGGGCATCAACCGGGTGGAGGACGCCACACGCCCGCGCGGCTACCGGCTCGTGGGCGACGTCGACTTCGAGGCGGTGCAGGAGAAAGCCGGATGGATCACGCCGGTGCCGGGCGGCGTCGGCCCGATGACCATCGCCATGCTGCTGAAGAACACGCTGGCTGCTGCCCGCCGCTCCGATGCCTGA
- the uxaC gene encoding glucuronate isomerase translates to MEPLELHPDRFFDPDPSIRRIARTLYEEVRDLPLVCPHGHVPPELLDHNEPFPEPTSLLIIPDHYIFRMLYAQGVPLEDLGIPTRDGTPVETDPRAIWQRFAARYHLFLGTPTRAWLDHVFYEVFGLRVKLSAETAMHVYDRILEQLQDPSFRPRALFERFNIEVLTTTDGAADALVHHRNLRASGWGGRVIPCFRPDAVFRLAAPSWRAEVARLAEAAGMDIAGYADFIRALEVRRAFFKEMGATSTDHAVLEPYTERLSEAEASRLFERGLRGRATAEDQRRFEAHLLMEMARMSVEDGLVMQLHAGAFRDHNEAVYRRFGPDKGGDIPVATEYTRNLRALLNAYGTDPRFTLVVFTLDESTYARELAPMAGHYPAMRLGPAWWFFDSIEGIRRYREWTTETAGVYNTAGFNDDTRAFLSIPARHDLCRRVDANYVAGLVARHQVDLSDARRMVRAMAYDLARETYRLGDAAPAPAPSRDGAAGARDD, encoded by the coding sequence GTGGAACCGCTCGAACTGCATCCCGACCGTTTTTTCGACCCGGACCCGTCGATCCGCCGGATCGCCCGCACGCTCTACGAGGAGGTGCGCGACCTGCCGCTCGTCTGCCCGCACGGGCACGTCCCGCCCGAACTGCTCGACCACAACGAGCCCTTCCCCGAGCCGACCTCGCTGCTGATCATCCCGGACCACTACATCTTCCGGATGCTCTACGCGCAGGGGGTGCCGCTCGAAGACCTGGGCATCCCCACGCGCGACGGCACGCCGGTCGAGACCGACCCGCGGGCCATCTGGCAGCGGTTTGCCGCACGCTACCACCTCTTTCTCGGCACGCCGACGCGGGCCTGGCTCGACCACGTCTTCTACGAGGTCTTCGGGCTGCGCGTCAAGCTGTCGGCCGAGACGGCGATGCACGTCTATGACCGCATCCTGGAGCAGCTGCAGGATCCGTCGTTTCGGCCGCGGGCGCTCTTCGAACGGTTCAACATCGAGGTGCTCACGACGACCGACGGGGCGGCCGACGCGCTCGTGCACCACCGCAACCTGCGGGCGTCGGGATGGGGCGGGCGGGTGATCCCGTGTTTCCGGCCGGACGCGGTCTTTCGCCTGGCCGCGCCCTCGTGGCGGGCGGAGGTGGCGCGCCTGGCCGAGGCGGCGGGGATGGACATCGCCGGGTACGCGGACTTCATCCGCGCGCTGGAGGTGCGGCGGGCCTTTTTCAAGGAGATGGGGGCGACGTCGACGGATCACGCGGTGCTGGAGCCGTACACGGAGCGGCTGTCCGAGGCGGAGGCGTCGCGGCTGTTCGAGCGGGGGCTCCGGGGGCGTGCCACGGCAGAGGACCAGCGCCGGTTCGAGGCGCACCTGCTCATGGAGATGGCGCGCATGAGCGTCGAGGACGGGCTGGTGATGCAGTTGCACGCGGGAGCGTTTCGGGACCACAACGAGGCGGTGTATCGCCGGTTCGGGCCGGACAAGGGCGGAGACATCCCGGTGGCGACGGAGTACACGCGCAACCTCCGGGCGCTGCTGAACGCCTACGGGACGGACCCGCGCTTCACGCTGGTGGTGTTCACGCTGGACGAGAGCACGTATGCGCGGGAGCTGGCGCCGATGGCAGGTCATTACCCGGCGATGCGGCTCGGACCGGCGTGGTGGTTTTTCGACAGCATCGAGGGGATCCGGCGCTACCGGGAGTGGACGACGGAGACGGCGGGGGTGTACAACACGGCCGGGTTCAACGACGACACGCGGGCGTTTCTGTCGATACCGGCGCGCCATGATCTGTGCCGCCGGGTGGATGCGAACTACGTGGCGGGCCTGGTGGCGCGTCATCAGGTGGACCTGTCGGATGCCCGCCGGATGGTTCGTGCGATGGCGTACGATCTGGCGCGGGAGACGTACCGGCTGGGCGATGCCGCGCCGGCGCCGGCTCCGTCGCGGGACGGTGCGGCCGGCGCACGCGATGACTGA
- the ilvA gene encoding threonine ammonia-lyase: MPDVPPSLRPVFEDLVAARETVRAVARHTPLIRSKTFSEMTGSDVFLKLENLQRTGSFKLRGAYYRISRLTPGERTRGVVCASAGNHAQGVAFSAAAHGIASTVFMPVFAPPAKIQATRAYGAEVRLVGRTYDEAYEAARAFCEEHGKTYIPAFDDEDIIAGQGTLGLELYDDLPDVDVVLCPVGGGGLIGGVAVALKHLRPSVRIVGVEAEGAPALKRSLEAGHLVPATSLSTIADGIAVKTPGRLTFALAQAYVDEVVTVPDSDTAYALYLLLQRAKLLVEPAGAVGLAALLAGAVTCPGRRVAVILSGGNVDLGLLTQIIERGLLHTGLRARIAVDMPDKPGSLQLLLDILAGLQANIESVEHDRFTTAVPIGHVRITITFRTPGREHIDAIRQALAERHLTCQVLT; the protein is encoded by the coding sequence ATGCCTGACGTCCCTCCGTCCCTGCGCCCGGTCTTCGAGGACCTCGTGGCGGCCCGGGAGACGGTGCGGGCCGTCGCCCGGCACACGCCGCTGATCCGCTCGAAGACGTTCTCGGAGATGACGGGCAGCGACGTGTTCCTCAAGCTCGAAAACCTCCAGCGCACAGGCTCTTTCAAACTGCGCGGCGCCTATTACCGGATCAGCCGGCTCACCCCCGGCGAGCGGACCCGCGGTGTCGTCTGTGCCTCGGCGGGCAACCACGCGCAGGGGGTGGCCTTCTCGGCCGCCGCACACGGCATCGCCAGCACCGTCTTCATGCCGGTCTTCGCGCCGCCGGCCAAGATCCAGGCGACACGGGCCTACGGCGCCGAGGTGCGCCTGGTGGGCCGGACGTACGACGAGGCGTACGAGGCGGCCCGCGCCTTCTGCGAGGAACACGGCAAGACGTACATCCCCGCCTTCGACGACGAAGACATCATCGCCGGGCAGGGCACGCTCGGCCTCGAACTCTACGACGACCTGCCCGACGTGGACGTGGTGCTCTGTCCCGTGGGCGGCGGCGGGCTCATCGGCGGCGTGGCCGTGGCCCTGAAGCACCTGCGCCCCTCCGTACGGATCGTGGGGGTGGAAGCCGAAGGAGCCCCCGCCCTGAAACGCTCCCTCGAGGCCGGCCACCTCGTCCCGGCCACCAGCCTCTCGACGATCGCCGACGGGATCGCCGTCAAGACGCCCGGCCGGCTGACGTTCGCGCTGGCGCAGGCCTACGTGGACGAGGTAGTAACGGTGCCCGACAGCGACACGGCCTATGCCCTCTACCTGCTCCTGCAACGGGCCAAGCTGCTCGTCGAGCCGGCCGGTGCCGTCGGGCTGGCGGCTCTCCTTGCCGGCGCCGTGACGTGCCCCGGCCGGCGCGTCGCCGTCATCCTCAGCGGCGGCAACGTAGACCTGGGCCTGCTGACGCAGATCATCGAGCGGGGCCTCCTGCACACGGGCCTGCGTGCCCGCATTGCCGTGGACATGCCCGACAAGCCCGGAAGCCTCCAGCTCCTGCTCGACATCCTGGCCGGCCTGCAGGCCAACATCGAGTCGGTCGAGCACGACCGCTTCACCACGGCTGTCCCCATCGGGCACGTCCGCATCACCATCACCTTCCGCACGCCCGGACGGGAGCACATCGACGCCATCCGGCAGGCCCTGGCCGAGCGCCACCTCACCTGCCAGGTACTGACCTGA
- a CDS encoding DUF4861 domain-containing protein has protein sequence MRLSLTPGWIDSWLLALALACSAVAQPAAVTVRVENPLAEARPDEVVAVSWAALRERLPGLAAGQVRVREAATGREMTVQVVDEDGDGAPDALLWLVHLWPEEVRHYAVEAAAPEQTPVARAYARHDEERDDVAWESDRIAFRAYGQGLWQASAYEPLVSNGIDVWPKRVRDLVLERWYALGHDAYHVDRGEGADFFSVGPSLGGGGTAVWHAGRMYPARNFAAYRILARGPIRAIVELVYEPWDAGGMTVSEVKRITIDAGQHLFRAESVYAAEGADSLSFVVGFVKRPEGVVGAMRREGDWAWLSTWGPVERKNGGHGHLGTAVLMPAARLAGVHETEDHYLAQARARSGEPAVHYVGAGWTASGDFDRVEDWWAYLDAFGRRLAAPLRITLLPSE, from the coding sequence ATGCGGCTTTCGTTGACGCCGGGGTGGATCGATTCGTGGCTGCTGGCGCTGGCGCTGGCTTGTAGTGCGGTGGCACAGCCCGCGGCCGTCACGGTGCGGGTCGAGAACCCGCTGGCCGAGGCCCGGCCGGACGAGGTCGTCGCGGTGTCGTGGGCGGCGCTGCGGGAGCGCCTGCCGGGGCTGGCGGCCGGGCAGGTGCGCGTGCGAGAAGCCGCCACCGGCCGGGAGATGACGGTGCAGGTCGTCGATGAGGACGGCGACGGGGCGCCCGATGCGCTGCTCTGGCTGGTGCACCTGTGGCCGGAGGAGGTGCGGCACTACGCGGTGGAAGCCGCGGCCCCGGAGCAGACGCCGGTGGCACGGGCCTACGCCCGCCACGACGAGGAGCGCGACGACGTGGCCTGGGAGAGCGACCGCATCGCCTTCCGGGCCTACGGGCAGGGGCTGTGGCAGGCCTCCGCCTACGAGCCGCTCGTCAGCAACGGCATCGACGTCTGGCCCAAGCGCGTCCGCGATCTCGTCCTCGAACGGTGGTACGCCCTGGGCCATGACGCCTACCACGTCGACCGGGGGGAAGGGGCCGACTTCTTTTCCGTGGGGCCCTCGCTCGGTGGCGGCGGGACGGCCGTCTGGCACGCGGGTCGCATGTACCCGGCCCGCAACTTCGCCGCCTACCGGATCCTGGCCCGGGGACCGATCCGCGCCATCGTCGAACTGGTGTACGAACCCTGGGACGCCGGCGGGATGACCGTCTCGGAGGTGAAGCGCATCACCATCGACGCCGGGCAGCACCTGTTCCGTGCCGAGAGCGTGTATGCGGCCGAAGGGGCCGACTCGCTGTCGTTCGTCGTCGGGTTCGTCAAGCGACCGGAAGGGGTCGTCGGGGCCATGCGCCGGGAAGGGGACTGGGCCTGGCTGAGCACCTGGGGACCGGTCGAGCGCAAGAACGGCGGGCATGGCCACCTCGGCACCGCCGTCCTGATGCCGGCGGCGCGGCTGGCGGGCGTGCACGAGACGGAGGATCACTACCTGGCACAGGCCCGCGCCCGGTCCGGCGAGCCCGCCGTCCATTACGTCGGCGCCGGGTGGACGGCCTCCGGCGACTTCGACCGGGTGGAGGACTGGTGGGCCTACCTCGACGCCTTCGGCCGCCGGCTGGCCGCCCCGCTTCGTATCACCCTGCTGCCTTCGGAATGA
- a CDS encoding four helix bundle protein, which translates to MNLLVSTLSSHRNLRAYRRAWDLASDLFWLTRRFPGGGRNMIADQLRRHAEAIPEAIGDAWTHRHDATLFHMHLNEALEACRRLALWLEVARACENLSPDEHRILTTRRDRVERLITLLRTRCGQL; encoded by the coding sequence ATGAACCTGCTAGTATCCACGCTGTCTTCACACCGTAACCTGCGTGCCTATCGCCGGGCCTGGGATCTGGCCTCCGACCTGTTCTGGCTCACCCGCCGCTTTCCGGGCGGAGGGCGCAACATGATCGCCGACCAGCTGCGTCGCCACGCCGAAGCCATTCCCGAAGCCATCGGAGACGCCTGGACCCACCGGCACGATGCCACACTCTTCCACATGCACCTGAACGAGGCCCTCGAGGCCTGCCGCCGGCTGGCCCTCTGGCTGGAGGTGGCCCGGGCCTGTGAAAACCTCTCGCCGGACGAGCACCGCATCCTCACCACCCGCAGGGACCGGGTCGAACGCCTGATCACCCTCTTGCGTACCCGATGCGGGCAGCTCTGA
- a CDS encoding pectinesterase family protein, giving the protein MNALRGWPLLLRWGLLAGLLLGLGGPPRPITVFLAGDSTMAEKRADRRPETGWGEALPAFFDTTQVRVENHARNGRSTRTFIEEGRWQALIERVQPGDYVFIQFGHNDQSEAKPDRYTPPEAFRGNLIRFVRDVRARGGEPVLVTPVVRRRFDAEGRFYDVHGVYPDLVRSVAVTYGVPLVDLHRASAGLLRELGPEGSKRLFLHLKPGAHPNYPDGLEDDTHFSPAGARAMAERVVQEVRALGLPLAAHLRTPPPPPPLHDAVVDARHAGPPGAFVDGVPVYATLGDALAAVPVDNDRPFVIFIRPGRYREKLTIDRPHVHLVGAQRDATVLTFDASADTPAPGGGTYGTEGSFTLRVTAPGFRAANLTIENAFDYPANAALPDDDPARVRNPQAVALMTAGDSDRAVFEDCVISGYQDTLFHDAGRAYFHRCRIEGHVDFIFGAGQAVFEDCDIVSRNRPGKDPTGYVTAPSTPVAHPYGFLFLRSRFLKASPDVPPASVRLGRPWHPSADPHVNGSAVFIGCFMDDHLGPDGYAPISSRNAEGERIWFDLEPGSRFFEYGSYGPGAVTGPRRPALTGAAAAWYTPRQVLGGWDPHGPGAPVRSVPGR; this is encoded by the coding sequence ATGAATGCACTGCGTGGATGGCCCCTCCTGCTGCGCTGGGGCCTGCTCGCCGGGCTTCTGCTCGGGCTCGGAGGCCCGCCGCGGCCCATCACCGTCTTTCTGGCCGGCGACTCGACGATGGCCGAGAAGCGGGCGGATCGCCGCCCGGAAACCGGCTGGGGAGAGGCCCTGCCGGCCTTCTTCGACACGACGCAGGTGCGGGTGGAGAACCATGCCCGGAACGGGCGCAGCACCCGGACCTTCATCGAGGAAGGGCGGTGGCAGGCTCTGATCGAGCGGGTGCAGCCCGGCGACTACGTCTTCATCCAGTTCGGCCACAACGACCAGTCCGAGGCCAAGCCGGATCGCTACACCCCGCCGGAGGCGTTTCGGGGTAACCTGATCCGGTTCGTCCGGGACGTGCGGGCGCGGGGCGGCGAGCCGGTGCTCGTGACGCCGGTCGTGCGCCGTCGTTTCGATGCGGAAGGGCGGTTCTACGACGTGCACGGCGTCTACCCGGACCTGGTGCGGAGTGTGGCCGTGACCTACGGCGTGCCGCTGGTGGACCTGCACCGGGCCAGCGCCGGCCTGCTGCGGGAGCTGGGGCCGGAAGGGTCGAAGCGCCTGTTCCTGCACCTGAAGCCGGGGGCGCATCCGAACTACCCGGACGGGCTGGAAGACGACACCCACTTTTCCCCGGCCGGGGCGCGGGCCATGGCAGAGCGGGTCGTGCAGGAGGTCCGGGCGCTCGGCCTGCCCCTGGCGGCGCACCTGCGCACGCCGCCGCCCCCGCCGCCCCTGCACGACGCCGTCGTGGATGCACGGCACGCCGGCCCGCCCGGCGCCTTCGTCGACGGCGTGCCGGTCTATGCCACGCTCGGCGACGCCCTGGCGGCGGTGCCGGTCGACAACGACCGGCCCTTCGTGATCTTCATCCGGCCCGGGCGGTACCGCGAGAAGCTCACCATAGACCGCCCCCACGTCCACCTCGTCGGCGCGCAGCGGGACGCGACGGTCCTCACCTTCGACGCCTCGGCGGACACGCCGGCCCCCGGCGGCGGCACGTATGGCACCGAGGGCAGCTTCACCCTCCGCGTGACGGCCCCCGGCTTCCGCGCCGCGAACCTCACCATCGAGAACGCCTTCGACTATCCCGCCAACGCGGCCCTACCCGACGACGACCCCGCTCGTGTGCGGAACCCGCAGGCCGTCGCCCTCATGACCGCCGGCGACAGCGACCGGGCCGTCTTCGAAGACTGCGTCATCTCCGGCTACCAGGACACCCTCTTCCACGACGCCGGCCGCGCTTACTTTCACCGGTGCCGCATCGAAGGCCACGTCGACTTCATCTTCGGCGCGGGGCAGGCCGTTTTCGAGGACTGCGACATCGTCTCGCGCAACCGCCCCGGGAAGGACCCGACGGGGTACGTCACGGCGCCGAGCACGCCGGTGGCCCATCCCTACGGCTTCCTGTTCCTGCGAAGCCGCTTCCTCAAGGCGTCGCCGGACGTGCCGCCGGCCTCCGTGCGGCTGGGGCGTCCCTGGCACCCGTCCGCCGACCCGCACGTCAACGGCAGCGCCGTCTTCATCGGCTGCTTCATGGACGACCACCTCGGGCCGGACGGCTATGCCCCCATCTCCAGCCGGAACGCCGAAGGCGAGCGGATCTGGTTCGATCTGGAGCCCGGATCGCGTTTCTTCGAGTACGGGAGCTACGGCCCGGGTGCCGTCACCGGCCCGCGCCGCCCGGCGTTGACCGGGGCCGCGGCGGCCTGGTACACGCCGCGTCAGGTGCTCGGCGGGTGGGACCCGCACGGGCCCGGGGCGCCGGTCAGGTCAGTACCTGGCAGGTGA
- a CDS encoding glycoside hydrolase family 88/105 protein: protein MNRFILLLICVLVLPARAQDAPDPSPVEEAGRWAVRMAESFMARRPIVRERWDYETGTVLRGIEELWKKTGDARYFDYIKQNVDAYVRPDGSIETYRFEDFNLDNINTGKLLFLLHERTGDPRYRKAADTLFAQLRHQPTTSEGGYWHKKRYPYQMWLDGLYMAEPFAARYLLTWGDPATVDEGLRHVALQYALAARYLRDPATGLFYHGWDEKRVQIWADSLTGRSPHFWGRAVGWYAMALVDVLDVFPKDHPDYGTILGIFRDLAEAVRRVQDPVTGVWYQILDLPAREGNYREASASSMFVYALAKGVRMGYLDASYLAAARRGFRGLVEEFVSVEDGHVNLNRIVKVGGLGGDTLRDGSFEYYMSEPVVTNDPKGVGPFILAGVEIEATAGLSLTP, encoded by the coding sequence ATGAACCGTTTCATCCTGCTCCTGATCTGCGTCCTCGTCCTCCCGGCCCGTGCCCAGGACGCCCCGGACCCCTCGCCCGTCGAGGAGGCCGGCCGCTGGGCCGTGCGCATGGCCGAATCCTTCATGGCCCGGCGCCCCATCGTCCGCGAGCGCTGGGACTATGAGACCGGCACCGTCCTGCGCGGCATCGAAGAGCTGTGGAAAAAGACGGGCGATGCCCGCTATTTCGACTACATCAAGCAGAACGTGGACGCCTACGTCCGGCCCGACGGCTCCATCGAGACGTACCGGTTCGAAGACTTCAACCTGGACAACATCAACACGGGCAAGCTGCTCTTCCTGCTGCACGAGCGCACCGGCGACCCGCGCTACCGGAAGGCGGCCGACACCCTGTTCGCCCAGCTCCGGCACCAGCCGACCACGAGCGAGGGCGGCTACTGGCACAAGAAGCGGTATCCCTACCAGATGTGGCTCGACGGCCTGTACATGGCCGAGCCGTTCGCCGCGCGCTACCTGCTCACCTGGGGCGACCCCGCCACGGTGGACGAAGGCCTGCGGCACGTGGCCCTGCAATACGCCCTGGCGGCCCGCTACCTGCGCGACCCGGCTACCGGCCTGTTCTACCACGGCTGGGACGAAAAGCGGGTGCAGATCTGGGCCGATTCGCTCACCGGGCGCTCCCCCCACTTCTGGGGCCGCGCCGTCGGGTGGTATGCCATGGCCCTCGTCGACGTGCTCGACGTCTTCCCGAAGGACCACCCGGACTACGGCACGATCCTCGGCATCTTCCGCGACCTGGCCGAAGCCGTGCGCCGGGTGCAGGATCCCGTCACGGGCGTGTGGTACCAGATCCTGGACCTGCCCGCGCGGGAAGGCAACTACCGGGAAGCCTCGGCCAGCAGCATGTTCGTGTATGCACTGGCCAAAGGCGTGCGCATGGGGTACCTGGATGCTTCCTACCTGGCGGCGGCCCGCCGCGGTTTCCGGGGGCTGGTCGAGGAGTTCGTCTCCGTCGAGGACGGCCACGTCAACCTGAACCGGATCGTCAAGGTCGGTGGTCTCGGCGGGGATACGCTCCGCGACGGCTCCTTCGAATACTACATGAGCGAGCCGGTGGTGACGAACGATCCCAAGGGCGTCGGACCCTTCATCCTGGCCGGGGTGGAGATCGAGGCCACGGCCGGCCTGTCTTTAACACCTTGA